A genomic region of Pelodiscus sinensis isolate JC-2024 chromosome 19, ASM4963464v1, whole genome shotgun sequence contains the following coding sequences:
- the LOC102446470 gene encoding perilipin-3-like, which yields MSATENAAAPPAQGEEPDQPPQNVVSRVANLPLVSSTYDMVSTAYASTKENHPYIRSVCDAAEKGVKTITAAAVGGAQPILTKLEPQISTVNEYACKGLDKLEAKLPILQQPTEKVVADTKELVSSTVTGARDAVSSTVNGAKGAVTGVVDMAKGAVQGSVEMTRSVVTSGVSTVMGSRVGQMVATGVDAVLGKSEELVDHYLPMTDQELAKLATSVEGFEVEQQKQQQSYFVRLGSLSTKLRHRAYQHSLGKLRDARQSTQEALSQLHQTIELIESVKQGVDQKLHDGQEKLHRMWLEWSRRQSGGEGGSGAAQPEVESQTLVMFRGITHQLQATCLSLMANVQGLPTSVQDQARQLRHHVEELHASFAAAQSFQDLSHAILTQSRERVAKARESMDQLLDYVVQNTPLPWLVGPFAPRLVELPKTPAAEKEGEEEAAASCGARQATDQGTDSTAQQAPVPKEEP from the exons ATGTCTGCTACCGAAAatgctgcagccccccctgcccagggcgagGAGCCAGATCAGCCCCCGCAG AACGTAGTGAGCAGGGTGGCCAACCTGCCCTTGGTCAGCTCCACCTACGACATGGTCTCCACGGCCTACGCCTCCACCAAGGAGAACCACCCGTACATCCGGTCGGTCTGCGACGCGGCGGAGAAGGGCGTGAAGACCATCACTGCCGCGGCCGTCGGGGGCGCCCAGCCCATCCTGACCAAACTGGAGCCGCAGA TCTCCACAGTGAACGAGTACGCATGCAAGGGGCTGGATAAACTGGAGGCAAAGCTGCCGATCCTTCAGCAGCCAACGGAGAAG GTTGTAGCTGACACCAAGGAGCTGGTGTCCTCCACAGTGACCGGTGCCAGAGATGCCGTCTCTAGCACAGTCAATGGCGCGAAGGGTGCTGTGACCGGAGTGGTGGACATGGCTAAAGGCGCCGTCCAGGGCAGCGTGGAGATGACCAGATCGGTGGTGACCAGTGGCGTGAGCACCGTCATGGGGTCCAGGGTGGGCCAGATGGTGGCGACGGGCGTGGATGCCGTGCTGGGGAAATCGGAAGAGCTGGTGGATCACTACCTCCCCATGACGGATCAGGAGCTAG CTAAACTGGCCACCTCGGTGGAAGGCTTCGAGgtggagcagcagaagcagcagcagagctaCTTTGTGCGCCTGGGGTCCCTGTCCACCAAGCTGCGCCACCGGGCCTACCAGCACTCCCTGGGCAAGCTGCGGGATGCCCGGCAGAGCACCCAAGAGGCTCTGTCCCAGCTCCACCAAACCATAGAGCTG ATTGAAAGCGTCAAGCAGGGTGTGGACCAGAAGCTCCATGATGGGCAGGAGAAACTGCACCGCATGTGGCTGGAGTGGAGCAGGAGGCAGTCCGGAGGGGAAGGAGGTTCGGGTGCCGCACAGCCCGAG GTGGAGTCTCAGACACTGGTCATGTTCCGCGGCATCACCCACCAGCTGCAAGCCACTTGCCTGAGCCTGATGGCCAATGTCCAGGGCCTCCCCACCAGCGTGCAGGACCAGGCCCGGCAGCTGCGCCACCACGTGGAAGAGCTCCACGCCTCCTTTGCTGCTGCCCAGTCCTTCCAAGACCTGTCCCACGCCATCCTGACCCAGAGCCGGGAGCGGGTGGCCAAGGCCCGGGAGTCCATGGACCAGCTGCTGGACTACGTGGTGCAGAACACCCCCCTGCCGTGGCTCGTGGGACCATTTGCTCCCCGGCTGGTGGAGCTACCGAAAACTCCAGCGGCTgaaaaggaaggggaggaggaggcagctgctAGCTGTGGAGCCCGGCAAGCAACTGATCAGGGGACAGACAGCACCGCCCAGCAAGCCCCTGTGCCGAAGGAGGAACCGTAG